Within Aspergillus oryzae RIB40 DNA, chromosome 2, the genomic segment AATTTCGTGAGCATCTCCCCGGGCATGAAGCGGAAATCACGGGCCTTATTGCGGATCTTTTTGCCATCAGTTCAGCTTTGAAGAGGTTGGATAACCTGACCAACGATCGTCGTCATCAGCATAACCTGGCCATCGTGCAACCGGACCTAGAATTAGTGCGTACTAGTTTGAAGATCACACTCGAGGATATCGTCGATTTCTTTGGCGATCTCGAGGTGCGCAGAGGCTCTGCTCGAGATGTCTATCGTCGAACCTGGATTGAACTATGTGAGTTCTTCCGGGACGAGGGGAAGGACTCACCCCCCACGCGATTAGCCAGGTACAAGACGTATTTGAATGAATTGGAGGATCATATGACCGAGTATGCCATTCCACTTTAACGCATTGCCACTAATGTACTGTGTTCATACTCATTTCTCTGGTTGAACAGCAAGTTCCCTGATCCCTCGTTCATGGCTAGCCTTCGCACCGGTCTGAAGGGATTGCTAGCCCAGCAATGCAGTCGATTGCCACACCAACTGGGCAGCATGTCTCTTAGTACACCGTCCTCTCCTAGTAGCCATAGCACTGAACCTGGCAGCCCGGTTAGCGACCGTCGGCCTCGCAATAGAAGGTCTTACGAGCGAGCAAGACCCTCTCATTCGTCTCCGCACTCACCTCTTTCCCCCGCGTCTGGAAATTTCTCAGACGTCCCACCATCGGCCCCGGATGCACCAGGATCCCCTTTCACTAGTTCGGCCACGAGCCACTCTCTAGGTTCCAATACCATCAGTGACCATTGGGCGAAGAGTGTATTCAAAGAAGCGCGTGCAACGACTCGGATTCCATATGTTGGAGAAAGGTAAGGAGCTATAGCACAACCAAAGAACACCTGGGCTGATACTTCCTTAGTTCTAAATGTCTTGGTGACGTTACTCCTGGAGTAAAGCGATGGCTCAACGAGACGGGGTTCGAGGAGCTCTTTCAATTGTACACGCTCAAAACCTTTTACTCTTCCATACCTTCTGCTAACATGCTACAGAGCCTTTAACGGTGATTCGGACTTACGTGTGTATTTGTATGTACGAGAAGATGACCACCGAGCGCGCATCGTGTGCAAAACCTTTCGCTCGCCCCGTTCCAGCGACTACCACTGCCTCCCTCTGAATATGTTGGAGATTGTCCGTGTTGGCTCCTGTCTGCAGCTGTGCCGAAGGCGCCGTGGCGGCCAGGAACTTGTTTTATGGGCTAATCTCAAGTTCAGTACACTTGAGCGTGCGTATCACTTTTCCGTCCctactctttttttttttttttttttttttttttttttggaaaCAGCACTGAATAATCGAACAGATATGGTACTGTTTTTCTGCACGTTCCTGGCTCTTCGCTCTCAGGACTGTGGCCGACCAGTGGATCGCATCCGTGATTATGAGTtagatgatgaagaagagctgtTTGGAGGGTAGGGGCATTTTCAATAACAAGCTAAGTGGATAGTATATTGACCGAGGTGTTATAGGCCTATTGTTGACGACAATTTTCTCCATGCGCTACGCATATACAAAGACCGAACATCTGGTGCAATAAGACTCCAGGCATCAGTACATAAAGGGGAAATGAAACGGTGGGATCCCCAGGGATGAGATGAAAGTGGGCCTTTTGCTGACTGGTAGTTGATATAGTGCTCCAGTTTGGACAGCATTCATCACGAATCACATTGGCACACGAGGTTGGATCCGTCAAGCTGATTCGAGAGTTGTTCTACTACGTGAACTTCATCGGACAATTTTCACATTTGATCATTACGACCCACCACGCACGTCCAGAGGAGAGCATATAATCAAGTTTTCGAATCGCTCTGGTTGGTCACTttatttcttcattctttcgTTTTTTGATGCTCCATGATGATACCTACCGTATACTGATTCCGGTTTCTCAGATGCCGAAGGATTCATGCAAACTATTGCCGAACTCGCGGGCCGCTGACTTCGTCTTACGATTTCCCCATATCATTTTCTATTCCATGAGCCAACAACGCACTAAACAGATATAAAAAGGGGGGACATATGAATAAACAAAAGCAGGAAAAACAGAGAATCTCCTTAATGACGCCCAACGTCTTCTGACGCTGTTATATTATCCTAATTATCGAACAATCACGAATAATGACTTATGCTTACGAGTTCATGAGCTAATGAAGCTAACCGGGTGGTATTCTGGTattctactactactactactactactactaccaaaaaaaaaaggtcgCCCTGCCACTCCTTGATGGCGTGATTAGGGTCTGAATTCAGCTGGCTGATTGTCGCCCGCGCAAGACATCGTTTTTTTGGGGAACTACTATTCTGAACTTGCAGGTTTTCCAGCAAGAAATTGATTGCTCAATGTCTTTTTAGAAATCACAATATATACTAGAAGAAATGAACATCATGATCTAGTAAAGCAAAAGGGGTATCTTAAAAAACTTAGAGCATAATGCATAATATACAGGGAATACATCAAACACCAACGTCTCCCAGCTTAGCAAGGAACATCTCCGCCTGCCTCTTTGACCGTAACTCTCcaattttcttcctccgTTCATCCTTAACCCGCTCTCGCTCTGCCTTTCTCTCTCGGCGGATTTCCCGTTCACGCTGGGTTTCATCTCGCGCGTTCAtaagctcctccatctgctgcCGGCGCACATTTTCATCCTTGGAGAAGGCATAGAATCCGGTGCCCCGGTTCCGGACCTCCGCGTCCGCGTCATAATGCGTCTCTTCCGGAGTAGGCGACCGATCTCTCCGCTTAGCCAAATACGACATCTGCGCCGCCAAACCGGCATCAGGATTGAACGCCTCAGCCTGCACAGCAGCGCCATAGATCAGATTGGCCGGCCGAGAAGGCCGCCAACGTTCCTTCGCGTCACCCCgttcactctcttcctccttcaaccgGGCCGCATGAGCTGCTTCGGCTCTGGTCCCCCGACGAGTCCGGCCAAGCTCATCCTCATAGGAGACAATCGATGCAttcccatcatcttcctcatcttcctcttcgccctCACTCCCAGAACCCTTCCCTCGCTGCGCATCTGCCCATTTCTGGTCAAAATCCACCAGCCCCTCTTTTTCCCGCCGCCGTAGTCGCGCGAGATACTCGTCctgtgtttcttcttccgagtCGCTCCCGGCTGCCAGGTACATCCCCTTCTTGAGGTCCTCGTACATCCgcgccttctcctccattcGCCGCTTGGAGCGGTGAAGCGTGGCGGTGTCTACGCCCCCAATGTCTTGGGATCGCTGGTGTGTTTGGTGAGTGTCATCGTCGCGGAGGTCAGCGGCGGCACGTTTCTGGGCGCCTTTGTTGGGGCGCGCGAAGATGTCTGATTTGTTGGTTTTGGATGGTCGGGGTCGGCCGCGGGTAGAGGTGTCGGCGTCTTTGTTGATGAGGGAGGATAGGGCTGTCGTGAAGGCGAGCgtagaggaggaaggggcATTGGATTGAGATTGCGAGGCTAATTTGGAGCGGGGGATGCCGTATAGTGAATTTGGATTCGACATTATGGAGGAttgttggagatgttggagTAAGAGTATTGAGGTTTTGAAGGTACAGGAATGGCCGTAATCGATAAGACGTGATTGACCTAAAATGGACTAAGTGGGAATAGGCAGGTATGACTAAGGTCCATAGATGGCCCCGCGGAAACCCCTCCAGACTTGTCCTTCTATTTCCCATCGACATATTCTCTGTTTGTACCTTGTCTttctggaggagcttgttcTCTTGTTGGATATTTGGTATACTTCTTCCGGTTACCATTTAAGCCCAGTGCCCGATCAATTGCATATCATCATGTCGAACCCCGTCTATCTCGGTGTCATTGGTACGTACCCAAAAAAACATCTACaaccaacagcaacactCATACGCTACATTCCCATTCATTTCAATTTTAGAAAGAATACTAACAGCGCCGCAGGAGTTGGAGGTGTAGGCACAGCCTTCCTGAGCCAGCTTGCCCGTCTCCCCAACGCCCCCAAGCTCGTCCTCCTCGCCCGCTCCAGCCAAACCCTCCAGTCTCCGACACCGGCCTATTCCCCCGCCATCCCCGCCGCAGACTGGAAAACCGCCGTTGAGACCCCCTCCCTGATCAAATCGGGTGCTCTCTCCGTCGACGAAATTGCCTCCTACCTCTCCTCTGCCCCCGGTCGCTCCATCCTCGTCGACAACACCAGCGACCTCACCCTCGCTAGCTCCTACCccgtcttcctccgcaagGGCATCTCCATCGTCACCCCCAACAAGAAGGGTTTCTCCTCCGACCTCTCCCTGTGGAAGGACATTTTCGCTGCTGCCGCAGAGGGCAAGGCCCTCGTGTACCATGAGAGCACCGTCGGCGCAGGTCTCCCCGTGATCTCCACCCTCCGCGACCTCGTTAGCACTGGCGATGAGGTCACTCGCATCGAAGGTGTCTTCTCCGGCACACtgtccttcctcttcaacacCTTCGCCCCTGTGTCTGGGCCGTCTGGCGCAAAGTGGAGCGAGGTCGTTGCgaaggccaaggagctcGGCTACACTGAGCCCGATCCCCGTGATGACCTGAACGGTATGGATGTCGCCCGTAAGCTGACTATTCTGGCGCGTATCGCCGGTCTGGAGGTCCAGTCTCCTGACTCGTTCCCCATTGAGTCGTTGATTCCTAAGGAGCTCGAGTCGGTACCCTCCACTGCTGATGGTATCAAGGAATTCATGACCCGCTTGCCCGAGTTTGATGGTCAGATGTCGGCTATtaaggaggctgctgagaaggaaggtaAGGTTGTGCGCTACGTTGGCAGCGTTGATGTTGGTAAGAAGGAGGTCCGTGTCGGTCTGCAATACTTCGATAAGGATAGCTCCATTGCTGGTCTGAAGGGCAGCGACAACATCATCAGCTTCTACACGAAGCGTTACGGTGGTAACCCCCTCGTTGTCCAGGGCAgcggtgctggtggtgacgTGACTGCCATGGGCGTGTCCGCCGACCTGATCAAGGTCGTGCAGAGACTGCAGTAAGCCACTTTATCAAAAGACCAAGGAACGGTCTGACTTAGATATGATATACAAGAAACCGACAAAAGTAATAGAATGAAGAACAACACGAAAAATGATTACGAGCGTAGAAACTCCTTCACAGCCTCGCCCCAAACAGGTCCCCGTTTGTACCAATGCATTTCAGGCACATTCCCCTCTTTCAACCCATCAATAGCAGCCGCCAGATCCTCCCCTAGCccttcatccttgatcatCTGGATCGGATACGTATACGTATGAAACGCAAACACTAGCCCCTTGCTCTGAGGAAGGCGATGCAACGTCTGCCGTTCGCACCTTAAAACTGTGGAATCCACGTCCAGTTCCCCAAGATCCAAAGTCTTCCCACTCTCTCCCTTGTCGCCGTGCACACCACCAAACGCAGCGAACAACTCCGAATCAGTAGTAATACTCCAGTTGACCCTCTGCACGAACTGACCGACCTCGACCCGTGCAAAAAATCGGTCCATACTGCGCTCAAGCTTCTCCTTATACCCCGGGACCGGGGTGTGGATGGATGCAAGACGGAGGCCGAGCTTCTTACGGGTGTCGAAGCcggaagggaagaaggttgtGTATGCTTCCAGGATGTACTTTTCAGATTCTCCTTGGTTGCTCGAGGAGTCGGTTGGAGAAGATTCagggaggagaatgagaaacTCCTCGTCGACTAGCGTTCCCAAGGTCTCgagttcttttctccctgtTTTGGATCCCGGTTCGGGTTCATCGAAGTGTAAGGGGATCTTCGCTCCTGTGACCATACTCTCGAGTATTGTCTTGGTCTCTGTTCctgtcttcttgttgttaTCGCTTGGTTGGGAAGTCAGTCGGAACATCCGAGGGTACCGTGTGGGCAGATATGTCCCGACAACGAAGATGTATAACTCTCGGATTGCGGCGTAGATCCTTGGATCGGTCTCGTTATTGATTCCGATGACCACATCAGGGTGTTTTTGAAGCAGGGAGGAGCGAATAGCTAGTCTGTCCTTGTAGGTTTTATCCATCTGGATGAGTGTTGAAGGGTCCAGGTTCGATAATGCTAGGCGTAATCAGTATCATGTCCATACCGAGGTATGATTCCGGCTGTTTTGGACATACCCATCGTTAAGTGGTACTTTGGCTTGAACGGCCGGAACTTCAGTGGCTCGGTGGCCTCCCAGTTGAAGTCCGGGAGGGGTTCGATGGGCGGGTATGTCTTTTGACTTTCATTGTCGGATGTCGGATTTGGTGTGCAGTTGTTGGAGACGGCTGGTTTCTAAACCTGTGAGCCAAACTGTCGTGTCGAGTCTATGGAGCCAAGTCATACATATTTCCAAATAGCAATGCCGAACCCTagaagggaaatgagaaatAATAGCGGCACCCTCTCCCTGTAGGTGGCTATTGCTTCTACCATATAGAGCCCCATCTTGTTGCTAGTCACTTATTCTGGATTCCCTGTTCAAGGGAAGAGTGTCTGCAATCTGGAGGAGTCATCGGTGATGAGAGATATAGTTCCCACGCTCGATGCAGGGTTTAAGTTGACATTAGATATCTCTCGGTCTTGCGATTGGTCGACAATCCCGTTCAACGCCGATTGCTCAGAGCACCGAACATCTGGTCCCTTTTCATCGTGAGTCTCGTGCATACATAAATCAATGACATTGTAGTAGTGGGTCTTGTATACATACAAGGGGGTATCAAAATGAAAGACAACTCAGACCGCCAGATAAGTCATAGCTTAAACAAGCTGACCATAGTAAACGCCAAGATTTACCGAAAATgtcaaaaaagaagaagaaggcaaagcgAGAGTCAAGTCGACAATGCAAACTGTAATACCGACCGGTGGGCAAAATGAAATGCGCACAGCACGGTAGTCGACCATCTCACCAGGAGGTGCTCTACCTCCCATATTCCGAAAACTCGTGCGAAAGTATTCAACTAGACGCATTCCTCGGTTACCTTCGTTTTAACCCATTGTTCTGCTCCTTTTCTACCCCAGTTGCCTCGTAGCTTGCTAACACAAAGGCTCTCCGCTGGCCATTTGGTCTTTCATTCAGGCTGGGCGCACGAGGCCGCTGCCGCCCCCGTGCCCGACCGCCGATTATGGGGAGCTCATACGTCGACATCCGCCAGACGTAGAGGACCAAGTCGAAGATGATAAGGGTAGCCCAGGGAGCGATAGTGATGAGGCCTAGGACGAGCTGCGATAAGAAGACAATTAGCGCGCATGTCCCGAAAGGCATCGGTACCAACTGCGCAACATGGAATACATACAAAGAGTCGGGCGATCCAGTTTTCAACATAGATGAGGTCGGCTGGAAATAATGAGTACCACGCCATCTTGCACTTGCAAAGTATGTATGTTATTTCGTTTCGTCCTCGAGATTGTTTGGCGGTCGTTCTGCTGGGGAGCTGCTATCAGGGTATAGCGGCAATTAGAAAACCGTCCAAGCAGCTGTCAAGTATAGTTGCCGCCTAGTAGGGACCGTGATAATCCACTAGAAAATGTAGAGAATTCTCTAGGGACACCGTGGCTCGGCGGGTAGTTGAGCACCTCAAGTGTTCGGTTGTTTGCGGAGGCCGCGGTAACGAATGGTGGTGTGATGCGACgtggaaagaggggaaggcAAAGGGTTGTCGATTGAGGTCAGCCTGTGACAAGAGAGCTAGGGGAGACTAACAACCTCATTGCAGATGGTGTGCGGTTAAAAGGGCGCGGACCAAGTGAAAGTACGACAGACATGAAGTTGTGTTGTCAGGGGAGAGAACAAACAAGGCATCCGAGTTCCGAGAGTTGGCCTCTACCCAATCGGGTAATAGATACACCCTTCAAAGTTgctaggtacatacatacaagaCAACAAAATATTACTTAGTACTCGATCGATAGCTGAGCACATCATCCCACTTTTGTCGCTATGTACAATCAAATTCTGCCCATATAATACAACAcagatatccagatcatATGCACGTATATGCAGCGTTACTTCCGTTGACCACGTCCAGTCATATCCAAATACACTCCAAAGCTCTATAAACAATAACCAATTAAAACacgggaaaaaaaagaaactgaagaAATCAATCTATGGTATATTCAGGTAATGTCGTTAATCACAGTTGTCGTGGTCTGCGGTAGTAGTCGTAGGAGGTTCTGGGATCTTCCTGTTCCACAGGCCCGTATCCCCCTGGCCGCCATCGATTGAAGGGGTGAGCGCTGTCTGTCATGGCCGGCCCCTGCGCCTGACTGAGCAGTCGTGCTTCACTCTCGTCGCCATGCTGATAGAGTCCGTTGCCCACCAGACCACTCTCTGAGTGGGACAGTGGGGTGCGGAATGCAGGATGGACGAGGTCGTTAGTACTTGTGTCGTAGCCATCGTACTGTCTTAATCCGGATATGGAGGGAAGCGATGGCGTTGGGGACGCTGCTCGTGAGGAAGTCGGCGACCACTCCCCTAAGCCGGTCCGTGGCGTCTGCGAGCGTTCGGTGATCAAATCGTCCGGCCGGCCATAGATACCACCGCCAAACTCATCACGGAAATCCGGCCGGTCCTTATAGTAGGAGAAGTCGAGATGATTCTCAGGAACAACCTCGAATGGAGCGGATTCTGAGGCTTCCATCTTGGACTTTCCTGGATGGGATGCTGACATGGGATCCATCGCAATATCTGTATACTCCCCCTCCACTTCTGATGTGCCAATGCGACCCCGATAGATACGTTTTAGCGCATCGGCGGCCTTTGCGTGTACCATCGGTGTGATCAGCGGCTTGGTGAGCGCCGGGTGGCCGAATTTGGAACTCAATCGATCTGACGCCTTCTTGCTCGACTTCCCGGTCTCCAAGGCTTCGGCATCGCTCAGATTTGCACGATTGTAATATTTCATGTCAATGTCGAATGTCCGCACACAGTACCACTTGAACCCTAGCAATAGAAAAGGTAATGGGATTACGCAGAAAACCATTGTCCAGGTGCCTCTAGCAGTAGCCACCAGTGCAACGACAGCGTTAGATAGAATAGCTGCAAAGATCATACGGTTGAACACGACACGCCAGAACTGGCCTCCTGACTCGTTCTTCGTCACAAGCACATATAGCAGCAAatatttcttcatcatcgcatCCAACCCGAAATAGAGGGCAGTAACTGGCAGAACAATGGGCTGCAAAGTCGCAAAGCACATCGCTACAGTGGCATAGAACAAGAAATAGTTATAGTAGCTTGCATATTCGAATGGAGGCGGGGCCGTCCATTCGATAGCCTGTCGCGGTGTTGGTGCCAGAAAGGTCTTGGAGAACCATACCCAAACCAAGGGAACTAGCTGGACGAGATCGATCGCTGCTCCTAGATTCCTCTGTAACAAGTAGGTTACCCAGAAGGGAGACACATTACACAACGCACTCACGGCCTTGGAGTAGAAGCCTCCATCGATCAAAGCTTGCCAggcattctcatcctccttcttgtcaATAACAGCTGCAATGAATGTCCACGCGGCTGAGAACAGTGAGAATACCACgagattgttgaagacaaagaatgaatagagatgatgaagcaCGTGCCTCTCTCGAGAAGTCTTGGTTACATCACCAGCTTGGATGGACAACCGGCGGAAGATGATGGGTAGGATAATATACACCAAAGACGTGATGGCGGGAGATAGAATACCCTGGACAGCAGCCCAGACGTGAGGGTTGCCATTAAGAGACGTTTGAAAAGCCGGCCAGACCAATCCTAGGTTGTTCAAATTGGACAAGAAGACGGCAATCATGGCGTTAGGAGCGATCCACAAGACTGTCAAGATCGAGACCCAGATGACGTTGACAAAACGCTTCCATTTCCGTGCCTTTTTTGACAAAGGCAGATTTTCCCAGATGAGATCATTAGGCCGCGGAGCTAGCCTAATCGTTGTTCCCTGCGGCCGCTTTTTCCGTGCAGTGTAAGCTACAGCATGAGCGTGTTCAATCTTCTCCCAGCTGACGAAACCGAACGGCATCGCATTTCGCTTATCGATCGACGCTCGGACGTGCcggatttcttcttctaatAACTGAATCCGATCAGTCAGATAATCAATGGCGTCTACCTTGGCGGGCGTTTCATCGCCTTTCTGTTTGCGGGGCGGCCGTATAGTAGGTCGCTTAGCCGGTAGTCGATCGGGGTTTTTAAGATATTTCGCCAACACCGACTCCAGCTGGCGCACCGCTTCCTCATGTTCTTTGATGAGTTTGGGAAGACCCTTGACGTTACGGCCGATGGCGGCACGGGGTAGAGCAGCAGTGGGGTTGACATCATCGACCAAACGCATAACACCCTCGTCCGATCGTGCTGCCGATGGAATATCAGTGACCTAAGACCAGGGTCAGTATATGTACAGAAGTGTTGCATCGTGGCTCCACTAGCAGGGCGGATTCTGTACCATCAAAGTCCGGGCATGAAGGCTACGCTGGTAGTCAGAACTCTGGAAATATCTTCTCCGTAACGCGTAAACGGCCTTATAGTTCCTCCAAAGGAAAAATGCCACAATCAAGTCGAAAGCCCACGCGCAAACGACTTGACCCCAAATAGCTTGAACAGAGACATAAAGCGGAGTCATCGTCACGAAAGCGGATAACGTCGCTTTAGAGTCTTGGTTGCTCTGGGTAAGGTTAAGAGGAATCATTACACCGCAGCCGATTATGCTcaggaaaatgaagatattgCGACACATCTTGGTGAAACGCAGGAAGACAGTGGCATCGAGGCCAACGCAGTCGACGAGCTCTGGCTCTCTCGTGCGCAAAACAGGTTTGACCCAGGCGAAGAGGCCTTTTCCCACCGGGGGAGGGCTATGTTTGCGATCTGCATGTTTAACCTTAGGGGCGTAGACAACCGTGTGTCGAGGTCGGAACAGCGAAAAGAGTAGGGCAAGGAGGACGGAACAACCGGCGGAGGTGGCCAATGAAGCCCAGACGGCGTTGATTTGAAACTGACCAAGTTAGCTCCAGTAGCTCTAAGAGAAAAACCAGGTATGGAGATGAACTGTGGGCCATCTGTGAAAGTGAGGgtggaaaataaaaataaaccaaAGCACAGACAATACTTACAGCGGACTTGAAAGGATCCTGGATGAGCTTCAGGAATTGTTCTGTCGTATCCTCACGCCGCCATAGAGCATGAGTATCCATGATGCCTTGACAGTCAAGGCGACATGGATTAAGGGCAATAAATTAGAGTATAGAGGAAAGGGCAAGGCGAAAGGGtaaggtaaaaaaaaaaaagaatgataaTATTGCAAGAGCAATAAGACATccaaaagagggaaaacCGGGagaataggaaaaaaaaaagaaagaaggtatGCACGATGGATGCGACAGATAAAAAGTGACAACAAGAAGGATAGATAGGAAGGCGAAAGAGTGGGTAAAGAAGTGGAGGCGGGTCTGGAACATATCAAACTTAGTTCGTCATCCTTTGGCTCCCAAAACTCCTTGGAACGCCTGACAGTACAGCAAGTCTGTAAATCCAGTGGGGAGTCGCCGTTCTCTTTCGTTCTCGGCGGACGATCACTTGTacgggagaaggagatcaatGATCAATCCGTATGAAAATCCATCAGTGACGTCGAACGAAGACCCTGACTCGAATGTCTCACCTGATCCCACGCATTATGCTTTTAATAGTTACTTTGGTCTCCAGCTCCATGTCCATAGTTGTTTCCACGTCCACGCGTGGGCACTTGGTAAATTCCAGATTGGGAACGGGACCCCAACGGACTAACTTCATTGAAAAGTCCCTCTCCATTCATGGCGAAATATTGGAAAACAACAGAAAGAATTTTGGACCCACTAAAAGTCTCTGATTGGTGGGAAGCTAGCTTGACTTCTGACTGCTATTTTGGGTCCCCAATCAAGGTCGTCGGTTGGCCGCAAGTCTGGAACATGGTCGAGATTTTCTGAGACACGGGTGGGGCAAGCGCTGATTGGATGGTGCCTACCGTTTTTGCCGGAGAGCTTATGTGTTGCATGTACGTAGTAGTccatactagtagtagtcatacggagtactactaCAACATCCAATACCTATACCAAACTACTACGACTATTCTACTACTTCCCTCGCCGGACAGAGTAGCTGGATACATAATCATTATCACACCACGGAACTTAGGAGACTGCttccgaaaagaagagatggaggaacaaagaaaaatgcgAGAACTCTAAAGTGCCCAATGAAAGTctcaagaaacaaacaacatGGTAAATATAAAAGGAGCCCTACCAAGGCTTCTTCTTATCCTACCAGGCGGTTACTGTCAAGTATCTCGATTATCAGTATGAAGACGATCATCCACTCGGCGTTGttccttgcctttctttctgccAATCCCGTGGGTGCAGTACCGCCTCTGAGCCCACCGGCTGCCAATTCGCCTCTAAACACACCTTTAGAGGTGTTGGAGTCAAAAGTTGTCACCGGCGTAAGCCAACCCCGACTGCAAGACAGTATAAGCTATACAACTGACCGGATAAAGAAATGCTTTATAGTCGCCCGAGGTGTTAGTGAATGTTCAACCAGCTCGCCTGGTAAAGGATGGTCAGTCCGTTGTCATCCAGAATTCCAAGTAAGAAAGCCCCTGAGGTTGCTTGACTGTATCTATGCTAAACCTAGTAGTGCACTCGCAAATGGAATCCATGCACTGTTCACATAGTCACCACCAGGGCCAAGGAGGTTATAGTTGATCGTGGGGCATGGTGCCAATGAAGAGCTCCCTAGACACGGAGCCACTGCAAACATTTCACGGGAGGTGATAATCATCAGTTATAGTACGGGGTATACATATGTCTGGGGTTCGAAGGGGCGGTGC encodes:
- a CDS encoding CCDC174 family protein (predicted protein) → MSNPNSLYGIPRSKLASQSQSNAPSSSTLAFTTALSSLINKDADTSTRGRPRPSKTNKSDIFARPNKGAQKRAAADLRDDDTHQTHQRSQDIGGVDTATLHRSKRRMEEKARMYEDLKKGMYLAAGSDSEEETQDEYLARLRRREKEGLVDFDQKWADAQRGKGSGSEGEEEDEEDDGNASIVSYEDELGRTRRGTRAEAAHAARLKEEESERGDAKERWRPSRPANLIYGAAVQAEAFNPDAGLAAQMSYLAKRRDRSPTPEETHYDADAEVRNRGTGFYAFSKDENVRRQQMEELMNARDETQREREIRRERKAERERVKDERRKKIGELRSKRQAEMFLAKLGDVGV
- a CDS encoding homoserine dehydrogenase (homoserine dehydrogenase); translated protein: MSNPVYLGVIGVGGVGTAFLSQLARLPNAPKLVLLARSSQTLQSPTPAYSPAIPAADWKTAVETPSLIKSGALSVDEIASYLSSAPGRSILVDNTSDLTLASSYPVFLRKGISIVTPNKKGFSSDLSLWKDIFAAAAEGKALVYHESTVGAGLPVISTLRDLVSTGDEVTRIEGVFSGTLSFLFNTFAPVSGPSGAKWSEVVAKAKELGYTEPDPRDDLNGMDVARKLTILARIAGLEVQSPDSFPIESLIPKELESVPSTADGIKEFMTRLPEFDGQMSAIKEAAEKEGKVVRYVGSVDVGKKEVRVGLQYFDKDSSIAGLKGSDNIISFYTKRYGGNPLVVQGSGAGGDVTAMGVSADLIKVVQRLQ
- a CDS encoding heme-dependent oxidative N-demethylase family protein (predicted protein), with protein sequence MDKTYKDRLAIRSSLLQKHPDVVIGINNETDPRIYAAIRELYIFVVGTYLPTRYPRMFRLTSQPSDNNKKTGTETKTILESMVTGAKIPLHFDEPEPGSKTGRKELETLGTLVDEEFLILLPESSPTDSSSNQGESEKYILEAYTTFFPSGFDTRKKLGLRLASIHTPVPGYKEKLERSMDRFFARVEVGQFVQRVNWSITTDSELFAAFGGVHGDKGESGKTLDLGELDVDSTVLRCERQTLHRLPQSKGLVFAFHTYTYPIQMIKDEGLGEDLAAAIDGLKEGNVPEMHWYKRGPVWGEAVKEFLRS
- a CDS encoding uncharacterized protein (predicted protein); this translates as MAWYSLFPADLIYVENWIARLFLVLGLITIAPWATLIIFDLVLYVWRMSTYELPIIGGRARGRQRPRAPSLNERPNGQRRAFVLASYEATGVEKEQNNGLKRR
- a CDS encoding putative DUF221 domain protein (uncharacterized conserved protein), which produces MDTHALWRREDTTEQFLKLIQDPFKSAFQINAVWASLATSAGCSVLLALLFSLFRPRHTVVYAPKVKHADRKHSPPPVGKGLFAWVKPVLRTREPELVDCVGLDATVFLRFTKMCRNIFIFLSIIGCGVMIPLNLTQSNQDSKATLSAFVTMTPLYVSVQAIWGQVVCAWAFDLIVAFFLWRNYKAVYALRRRYFQSSDYQRSLHARTLMVTDIPSAARSDEGVMRLVDDVNPTAALPRAAIGRNVKGLPKLIKEHEEAVRQLESVLAKYLKNPDRLPAKRPTIRPPRKQKGDETPAKVDAIDYLTDRIQLLEEEIRHVRASIDKRNAMPFGFVSWEKIEHAHAVAYTARKKRPQGTTIRLAPRPNDLIWENLPLSKKARKWKRFVNVIWVSILTVLWIAPNAMIAVFLSNLNNLGLVWPAFQTSLNGNPHVWAAVQGILSPAITSLVYIILPIIFRRLSIQAGDVTKTSRERHVLHHLYSFFVFNNLVVFSLFSAAWTFIAAVIDKKEDENAWQALIDGGFYSKAVSALCNVSPFWVTYLLQRNLGAAIDLVQLVPLVWVWFSKTFLAPTPRQAIEWTAPPPFEYASYYNYFLFYATVAMCFATLQPIVLPVTALYFGLDAMMKKYLLLYVLVTKNESGGQFWRVVFNRMIFAAILSNAVVALVATARGTWTMVFCVIPLPFLLLGFKWYCVRTFDIDMKYYNRANLSDAEALETGKSSKKASDRLSSKFGHPALTKPLITPMVHAKAADALKRIYRGRIGTSEVEGEYTDIAMDPMSASHPGKSKMEASESAPFEVVPENHLDFSYYKDRPDFRDEFGGGIYGRPDDLITERSQTPRTGLGEWSPTSSRAASPTPSLPSISGLRQYDGYDTSTNDLVHPAFRTPLSHSESGLVGNGLYQHGDESEARLLSQAQGPAMTDSAHPFNRWRPGGYGPVEQEDPRTSYDYYRRPRQL